The Paenibacillus amylolyticus genome contains the following window.
CAGGTGAAATGCTCCTTATTCGCCGGGCTGCTTCGGTACCCTTCATACCCGGCATCTGGATATCCAGGAACACGGCATCTACCATGATTCGGTTTAAATCTTCTAGCGCCTGAAGGGGATTCAGATACCTTCCCGCAATCTCCACATTCCCCATTTGACCAAGCAATATTTCAAGCAGATCCAGTGCATCTTCTTCATCGTCAATCAACATGACATGTATCATCGGCTGTTCTCCTTTTCGTTCATGCTAAAGATTGGCGGCCTTGAGTCAATGTTCGCATTCAAGATATATACATATATATCGGGCAGTTGACATCGTCTCTTTAGATTCTGATAGGTTGGTTGCAATTCATCTTGCCGAACTGGAAAAGCTCCTCTAAAATGAAGCTCGACAGGCAGTTAACCTACAGATCGACATTCCGAGGAGGCTTGACTTAAATATGGAAATTTCACTGGATATTATTAAAGATAAAGTCGAATGCTTGCAGGCTTATGACTTTCATGAATTGGCGCGAGCGATTGAAGAACGAATTGAAATCAATAAGGCATTGATGTTACGTGTGAAGCAGATCCAACATCAAGTAACCTTTGACCCCATTCGTACCAAAATGTTATATAGTGCAGTTGTGCATTATGCCGTAGATTAAATGAACCAAGATTGGCAGTTGCTCTCAGCCATTTTATGTAGTCACTTTTGAGGATTAAGGAGAACACACCATGCAGGATTTGATCTTTACGAAGAACTATAAAAATAATGACACACTTCGAACAAGTTTTTTTGAACTTGCTGCCGATACTTTTGATATTGATTTTGAGAATTGGTACCAACACGGATGCTGGGGCGAAAACTACATCCCTTTTTCATTTGTGGACGGGGATCAGGTTATTGCCAACGCTTCCGTTAACATCCTTGAGCTCATCATTCACGGGGAGAAGAAAAAAGCGATTCAAATCGGCACGGTGATGACACATCCCGACTATCGAGGGAAAGGGCTATCCACTCGTTTAATGAACCAGATTTTAGAGGAATACGACAACAAGTACGATCTCATGTACCTTTTTGCCAACGAATCGGTGCTTGATTTTTACCCCAAGTTTGGTTTTAAACCGGTGGAAGAACAGCTTTTTTCAATGGATTATACGGCAAAAAAATCGACCAAACCGGCGAACCTTCGGAAACTCGATGTTGCTAACGCGGATGATTTACAACTTATTCAACAATTTGCATTGGAAAGACTGCCTGTTTCGCAACATTTCGGAACCGCCCAGACGCAAGGCATACTCCTGTTTTACTGCCTGAATGTGTTCAGTAACGATATTTATCACCTGGTAGATGAAAGCGCCATCGTGATTTATCAGAAGCAAGACAATCATATGGACCTCTTTGACGTTATTTGTTTAAACGAAATCCGTATGACAGATATTTTACATCAGATTGCAGATGAGGATACAGAGACCATAACCTTCCATTTCACACCGGATGCAACAGAACACCTCGTTCTGAAAAGTACCCTCACCAATGAAGGTTTATTTGTAAGAACCCCTGGTGAGCATCTCTACCCGGTGCAAGTTAAACATCCGATGACTTCAATCGCTTAACAACTTATATAGTAGTGCCTACACCAGCCATACTTTCAAAAGATCAAAAAGGAGCGGGTTTCCCCTGCTCCTTCGTTATGTGAAACTTCTTTCTCTCATCAAACGTAAATTCACAAGGTATAATGAAAAAAGATGGCCCGTTCAGCATGATCTTATCACCATCATAATGAAGGAGGGACATTCGTGGCCTTTATCCCGTTAAACTGTCCCAATTGCAACGGAAAAATTGAATACAAAGAGGGTCAAATTTTAAAGTGCCCCTATTGTGAAACAGAGCTTTTATTGAAGCAAAATCATGTCTATTACGTAGACCAGACCATTAATCATTACCAC
Protein-coding sequences here:
- a CDS encoding DUF2536 family protein, translating into MEISLDIIKDKVECLQAYDFHELARAIEERIEINKALMLRVKQIQHQVTFDPIRTKMLYSAVVHYAVD
- a CDS encoding GNAT family N-acetyltransferase; the protein is MQDLIFTKNYKNNDTLRTSFFELAADTFDIDFENWYQHGCWGENYIPFSFVDGDQVIANASVNILELIIHGEKKKAIQIGTVMTHPDYRGKGLSTRLMNQILEEYDNKYDLMYLFANESVLDFYPKFGFKPVEEQLFSMDYTAKKSTKPANLRKLDVANADDLQLIQQFALERLPVSQHFGTAQTQGILLFYCLNVFSNDIYHLVDESAIVIYQKQDNHMDLFDVICLNEIRMTDILHQIADEDTETITFHFTPDATEHLVLKSTLTNEGLFVRTPGEHLYPVQVKHPMTSIA